gtggttaggactctgcgctttcactgccgagggtgtgggttcaatccagAATGCAGCGGGTTGAGGTGTGAGTCTGAGATAAGGAGGGGTGATGTGGAGAACAGATCTTCTTTTAGGAAGTTTGACTGTGGAGGGAGGAGGGTCACAGCTAGGTAGGGATAGAGCTGAACTTGAcattattgttgctattattttaatACAGAAGAGGCTTGAGCGCTTTATATGCTGGGAGGGAAGAACCAGTGGTATCAGGTTAAAGATTCAGCTGAGAAAGCAAAGCCCCTGCAGGAAGGCAGGCATGCATCACAGCACAGGGGCTGCACCGCAGGCAGGAGGGACCCTCCTCTCTCCCAGACTGGAGGAAAGGGGCTACTGATGGGTGTGGATGCATATAattttaggagaggctgcagctgTGGCCTCAATTTTACCTGGGATGTAGGAGGTGAGGTAATTTGCTGGAAGGGACAGGGAGGTGATGACGAAGGGGGTCCTGCGTGAATGCCTGAAACAGCTGTTGCGGGTCAGGGGGAGGGGGGACCAGCCAGGACATGTGGAAGGAATTCTAGGCAGCGTGAAGGGCCCGGAAGAGATAAGATACCTTGAAACCGTTGTGCTAGGAATCCCTGGAGCTTTGTGAACTTTCTCCATCAACAGTTGGGTGGGACCTGAGAGGGTGGGGATTGGGGTTTAATCAGGGAGAAATGATGGAAGACGAGTTGGAACTTCTGCCAGGAAAGTGGTTGAAATGATAGTGAGGTCAagctggagaggagagaaggtgGTCCCGATGGGTGACGAGGCAGGATACTGAGGGTGGAACCTAGTTTCAGGCAGCAGAGGGTCCGGGTAAGTCAGGCAGCAGTGGGGCAGAGGTGGCAGAACTGGTGCTGCAGGAGGAGCTGGCAGGATTTCCACCCCACCTCTGGGTTCTGTAATGGGGCCTGGGAGGCTCCAcatgggagggcaggaggggaacTGCTGCCTGGGGGGGAAAGCCAGGTTTCAGGCAAGTCCCAGAGAAGAGGGCTTGAAGGTTTGAGAGGACACAAGGAAGGCCTGTGAGGGCAGGAAGCAGTCAGGTGAACGGAAACCAGAACAGGTGGGATTTATGGTGAGAGCTCTGGGGCAGCTTCTTGCTGTAGGCGAGTAACCTTCAGCCTGGTATTCCACGCGGGCCCCTGGAGCAGAGCGGGGCCGaggctgtgtcctcacatctTAATCCCTGGACTGGAAGCCCTCGGCCCTGCGGGGTGTCCTGGCCAGCTGGTGTTGGCACATGGCTGGCATTTCTTCTCTTTCGTGTGCAAACATTTCAGAAAGGTGCCTTGAGGGGGCCTCTAGTCCATCCTCAGAACTGCCAACCTTGCCACGGGGCAGGATCCGTGTGTGGTTGACCTTTGTGTCCCCACAGGACTTCAGACCTGGCCGGGGGCCAGACAGGCCACTGCAGGTTGGAGGTCAGCGACGGCTGCCAAGCTCAGCCCAcactctgccctccctcctcaccGTCGTCTTTCTTTCCTTGTGCCAGTCTCGAATGACGAGCATGTAGTCTCAATTAGAAACTgaggggaaaaattttttttaaggaaaaaaaaaccctacacatTGTGATGAAAATAATGGTGAATGGTAAACTTGCCAGAGCCTAGGAAGAATCCTGCTGGGTCTGAGGCTTGACTACTGAGGttccatgttttttgttttttggcaagAACACGTCAGAGCAGTACTGTCTGTGCTCTCCTGGTGCATCACACCAGAGGTACACGATCGATCGGTCCGATTTTTGTAATGTTTGATCACCTGAGCTACAGTGTTCCCGGCAAGCTTCCACCTACTGATTTGAGCGGCCAGTGATAACGATCGTTGCCTGGATTTATTATTTCCTCGGGGCTTTTAACATGGTGACTTTAGAATTTAGTTGTTTCTCCTGCGTTTATTCACTGTGATTCTTCTCTAAAGAACGTTCCCTCCTCCGAACATTTGGTTTCCCTGAAATACAATCCGTTCAGAAAAAGGTAGGATAAACTCAAGGGAAGGAAGAGCAGGTTTAATGCAACCAGGAGGAAGCAATTAGCTAATTCCAGACCCAAGTTCTCCAATAAATGgcattaccaaaaagaaaaaaggaagaccaGAACCATTATAGAGACTTGGGATATGTAACCCAAAGGCAATGCACGGACTTTGCCTCCTGCTTTTAAACTAACTTTTTGTAAAAAGCCATTTTGGGGCCGAGGAGGGGAATGAACACAGACAAGGTATGTACTAGAGTATATTAAGGAACAGCTATTCATTTTGTTGGGCGTGATTGTGATGTTAGAGATAGACATTGAGGTATTTATGGGTAAATGAAATGATGTCAGATTTGCTCTAAAATACACCAGCAAAATAAGCAAGTAAATGCGGGCGATGATGACACAACAGTGGAATGTGGATCACTGCTGAATTTGGGTGACGGGGACATGGAGGCTCATTCTACTTTTGTGCTTGTTTGATTTGAAACCATTAAATTGAAAAAGTGATATGGGTTGAATTTGTaaagttttttccatttttcttcccacAAATAATTCTAAATGTCTTGTCCAGGTCCCACCCTGGTCCTGGCCTGATGTCCCACCTTAGTATCAACCCCTCTCTGTATCTGCAATCAGAACTTTGAGTTACAGATACTGGGCAGTTGGCTCCTGAGAGCTCCCAGGACTCCCTGTAGGGGCCAGGAGTGCAGGAGAGAGTCTCAGGTGAAGTGGGCTGCAGTCAAAGTGGAAATGATTTATTCAAGGCCCTTTGTACCCATTTCCACCCCTCCTCCTGATACTTCTCTCAAATCAATGATGAAGGCAGGGACTCTGAGCTCAAAGGCTTAAGCCTGAATAAAGATTAACTTTTATTAAATCAAACGTAATTAAAGTAAGCACCGTTTACTTTTTTTCTAGTGCATTTCATCCAGAGTTAAAAACCACTGCAACTTTTAGAAGGTAAGTTGGGAGTGTAAATCAAGAAACATAAATGTTCATATCTTTTAATGTAGCAATTCCACTTTCAGGAAACTACCCTAAAGAAATCATCAGCAAATGGACAAAGTTTGGGAATAGTTAAAGGCTATTAACTACagcatttttaatatatatctaGATAGATTGTTTAAActgttttttccctctggctATAAAGCAATACATTTTCATTGtcaaataataaaagtataaggAATCCCACAGCCCCACCACCCAGAAATAATTACTATTAACGTTTtggtaaataatatttcaaacttttatgtGTATAAAaaatgtctagggcttccctggtggcgcagtggttgagagtctgcctgccgatgcaggggacacgggttcgtgccccagtctgggaagatcccacatgcagcggagcggctgggcccgtgagccatggccgctgagcctgcgcgtccggagcctgtgctccgcaatgggagaggccacaacagtgagaggcccgcgtaccgcaaaaaaaaaaatgtctgtttaacaaaaatgagatcatatgaTACATACTGTTTTGTAAACTGCTTTTTCTCAGTAAAATACTacgaacatcttttcatgtcaacTGATATAAATTTACAACACCGTTTTtgatggctgtataatattctccTGGCTGAATATCTCATAGTTTCTTTAACCAATTAATGTACAGTGTACTTATAAgagcaaaaaatggaaacaatacaaatgtctAATGCTTGTGTGAATTAGTGCACACatctaatctgtaaaatattatataaccaTTAAATACTGTATCTAGAAAAAATTTTCAAGACATGGGGGAATGCTTATGATataatgttaaattaaaataacCAGATACAACATGTTATAGTTACATAAAGCATGTGAAGGAAAATGGCACAGGGACAGCCAGAGAGGGAAGCAAAGAATACAAGTACCTAGGTTTTAAAGGGCAAGCTTCAACCCTTGATGCCATAGAGATTCTCCCAGGTTGCTTCtgttccttcccttgtgttttatttctcttaccCTGACTTCCTGGCCTGTTACTCCAGCCCCATCCTCTccgagccttagttttctcacctatGGAATAGCCATAAGATGACTCATTAAGGGCTGGTGAGCAGATTCGAAAAGATTTAAGCAAACCTCCTAGTACCAGGCCTGGCATGTTGTAGGCCTTCAGAAATTAATGATTTCTCTCCCCGCTTTCTTGCTTCCCTACGGCAGGTCCACCTCAAGCCCAATCACGTCTCTTTCCTATGAGTCCCTATAACTCGTGGGCTGATTTGGAAGGAATGTTAACCCCAATGAGGGACCCCTGCTGGGTCAGAAGCCAAGCCCAGGCACCCAAAAGACTGCCCCACTCAGGACCCAGAGTGAAAAAGGGTGTGTGAAGCCAAGGCTTACCCTTCTGGTGCTCCAGCTCCCCAAGGACCATGTAGAGGGAGCCCACCTGGGCTTGGAACGGTTCCACCAACTTGGTACAGACGAGGATTGGGTGCTGGTCAGATCTGTGCTGAGCCATCAGGGTCACTCGGGACTTTGTCATGTCGTAGCTGTACAACCTGGAGGTCAGGTAAGTGTGATCATTTCCATCCATAGACAGAACCAACCCAAAGTTCTAAAGGTTCTGGGAGGCCAATACATCCATTGGAAAATGTTCAGCCTCACTCGGATCAGAGAAATTAAAGTGGCAGCAACAGAAAAGGTTAATTAGGTCTACATAACTGAGGTATAAATTACATGCATTAAAAGGGACCTGTTCATTGACTGTTGACAGACGTATACACTGTGTAACCAGCACCCCCATCAAGCTTTGgtacatttccatcacccccaaaagtccCCTTGTGCCCCTCTGAACTCAttttcccacctcccacccaaggcaaccactgatctgctcttGGTCTCCACAGGTGAGTTTTCCTACTCAAGCacctcatgtaaatggaatcctgACAGCATGAATTCTTCTGTGTCTAgcctctttcactcagcataatgctgtTGGGTaaatcagtagtttgttcctttttattgcttggTAGCACTCAGTTGAATGgatcaataaattattattatcctcaccaGCTGATCTGGTTTGCTTACGGACTTGTGctgacatatgttttcatttctcgtGGGGAAATACccaagtgggatttctgggtcatatggtcaatCTGTCTGTTTAAAGGAAACtggcaaattgttttccaaagtggttgtgccaCTTTCCTTTCCCCCCAGCAACATATGAGGGTTCTAGTCATTCCAAATCCTTGTCAGCACAGGATacggtcagtctttttaattttagccactcTAGTGGGCATGAAATACCGTaccattgtggttttaacttgcatttccctaatgacacaTGATGCTGAAcaaattttcatgtgtttatctgCCCTCTGCATATCTTCCTTGGCAGTGTCTTGTTTAAATcttttacccatttaaaaattaagttctttGTCTTCTTATTGGGTTATATGGGTTCTTTGTTTATTCTAGGTACAAATCATTTGTTGAATATagataatatacacacacatgttcaCTTATTTTTTACCAGTTCGGGGCTTACCTTTTAATCTTCTTAATGGTAGCTTTTGAtgagaagcttttaattttgttgaagtccaatttattcattatttttcttttatggtttttgttttggtttgttttgaatatgtatttatttatttggctgcgccaggtcttagttgcggcctgcaggatctagttccctgaccaggggtcggacctgggccccctgcattgggagctctgagtcttacccactgaaccaccagggaagtccctatggtttttgttttctgagtctaagaaatctttgcctatctCAAGGTGTATGTGAaggttttctcctgttttcttctaaagattttatagttttagcttgtTCATTTATGATCCagtcagaatgattttttttttttttttggtatgctgTGGGGTAGGGATCAAGGTGTTTTTTTACCCCCATAAAAATATCCGgtagttccagcaccatttgttgaaatgactATACTTTCCCCACTCAATTAAATTGAtgtctttgttgaaaatcaattgcttttggttaaataaatagatgtggttaaataaattatggtatgtctatgcaatgaaataaaatggatctatttaaagtgatgataTAGATTTACATATTTGGTATGGAACTAGGTCTACCATACACAGTTAAGTATGGTACAATATAGTAATATAATAGGATCTCATctagcttaaaatatttatacatgtatgtatatatatatgtctccaaGATGGTCCGCAATGATTCTTATCTCCTGGCATCCGCATCCCTGTGTAGTCCCTACCACCCTGACTAGCGCTGACCTGTGTAACCGATAAAACATTGCAGAGATGACCTAGAGTGATTTCTGAGGTTAGGTCATTGACATTGTAGCTTTCTCTTTGCCCTCTCTGTTGAGTCACTCCTTCTGgggaaagccagctgccatgttatCAAGACGCTCAAGCAGCCATATAGAAAAATCCGTATTGAGGAAGTGAGCCTTCAGGTCCACGCCAGCCTTCAGATGCTGGCAGCCCTGGCTAACATCTCGACTGCAATCTTCAAAGTCAATCTGAgacagaaccacccagctaagccactcccACATTCCTGACACTCAGTAAGTatgaaaaaataagcatttattgttattttaagccacttaattttggggtgatttgtcaCACAGCAATAGGTGACTAACACAGTATATATGCATAAACACatattgtgtatatacacacccacccacatatacacacaaacacacatgaaaAAGCAAGTAATCACCAAAAGGTTAGTGGTGGGTGGTTGTCCACACAGTGGAATTACAggtgatttttactttctttctttctttctttttttttttttttgctgtacacgggcctcccactgctgtggcctctcccgttgcggagcacaggctccagatgggcaggcttagcggccatggctcacaggcccagctgctccgcggcatgtgggatcttcccagaccggggcacgaacccgtgtcccttgcatcggcaggcggattctcaaccactgcgccaccagggaatccctttaCTTGCTTTCTTTACACCCTTGCGGATTGTCTACATTTTTTACAAtgaatatgtattaattttttagcatttaaaaattattagggacttccctggtggcgcaatggttaagaatccgcatgccaatgcaagggacatgggttcgatccccagtccgggaagatctcacatcccgcggagcaactaagcccctgcgccaccaactactgagcctgtactctagagcccgcgagccacaactactgaagcccgcgcgcctagagcccgtgctccgcaacaagagaagccaccgcaatgagaagcccgtaaactgcaactaagagtagcccccgctcgccgcaactagagtaagcccgcacgcagtaacgaagacgcaataaataaaaataaatttaaaaatttattttgaaaaacaaaaataattagataaaagtatgactattttaatttttaaaataatttttaaaatatataataataaataatttaaaatgtaaaaataagtgattttttagtaattaaaaatacgtactttaggggacttccctggtggtgcagtggttgggagtctgcctgccggtgcaggggacacgggttccaaccctggtccgggaagatcccacatactgcagaatggctgggcccaTGCACCACGGTGGCTGATCCTGGGCAGCCGcgggccacagctgctgagcctgcgcgccacaactgctggggcccgtgtgcctggagcccgtgctccaaacgggagaggccaccgcagtgaggggCCAGCGCACCGCAGCAAGGAGTGGCCCTGGCTCGACGCGTCTGGGGGGAGCCCGCGTGCAGCggcgaggacccaacgcagccaaaaataaataaataaaataaatttataaaaaaatatatatatactttaaaaataatttttaaaatattataatttttaaaaaagacttttaaatttttttaaacatccccCCCACCATGTGAAAAAAACATTCTCACCTGCCAAACGTTCTCAGTGTGTCCCCATCAGGAACTTGGCCGGCACTGACCTCCCAGGGGAAGTAATAGATCCCAGGTTTGGGCAGCATCATTGCTCCTGTAACCAAATAGTTCAGATGGGTTTTTGAAGATTCCTGACAAACCAAGCCAACCACAAGATGGAGATTAACAGACACGAGACCAGCAACAACTGAAAAGGTAGTTCCAGGggatgatgttttaaaatttaaaaagattttttgatAGGTTTATGcattcacatattaaaaaaaaaaaaaaatatacaaaagatcTCTGTGGAAAGTGTATGATTCCCACTCTAACTCCCATGCGGCCCGTTCCCTCCCCAAGCCCCTAAACCTGGGATCGGTAAAAAGGCAGACAGTGACATATGACCTCTGTCACAACTACCAAACTCTGCCATTACAGTATGAAAACTCGCAAAGACGATAAATAACGAATGCGTGTACCTTATTTCCTTCAAACTTTATTGACAGAAACATGTCGTGAGTTGTCTTGGCCTTTGCTGCTGTTTGCCAAGCCCTGCCCTGAGGGGACCATTTCCATCAATTTGTATTTAGCTTTTCATTATGCAAATAAGGACaagtatgcatatatatttatttcccttCTGTACTATAGTATACATACTGTTCTtgattttctttcacttaatatattttgaCACTTTCATAGTTGTATATAAAAGGAGTCTTCacgttttttaaataaactttttattggagaatggttttcatttatttttttaaataaacctgtAAAGATGGTACAGAGAATTCCTATAAACATCACACCCAGTTTTCCCTataattaacatcttacattagtatgacacatttgtcacaattaatcaGCCCGTATCAATATGGTACTATTAACTCAACTCcatactttatttggatttcactggTTTTTCCCTAATGTCCCTTTCCTGTTCCAGAGTCCCCTCCAGAATCCcacataacattttcttttttttaaaataaattttatttatcttatttttggctgcgttgggtcttcgttgctgcacgcgggctttctctagttgcggagagcgggggctactcttcgttgcggtgcgcgggcttctcattgcggtggcttctcttgttacagagcacgggctctaggcgcacaggcttcagtatttgcggcacgcaggctcagtagttgtggctctcgggctcttaAAGCGAGGCTTAGttgttgtggcccacgggcttagttgctccgcgacatgtgggatcttcctggaccagggctcgaacccatgtcccctgcattggcaggcagattcttaaccactgcgccagcagggaagtcctagaatcgtttttaaagtaatttttctaCTCTCACCACGTATAAGCTAAGCTATAAGTAACTAtatcattaaatttattttttttaattaccatgCAGTAGCATTTGACTCTTTgtggggttagggttgggggagaTACTCTTTTGTAAATTTTAACCTCAATTTCTTCTTCAAACAAAAGCTGCTATGTGTTTGTTAAGACACTTCTGTTAAATAAGCACAGCTGGCTCCATCAATCATTATCCATACATTATCACACATTCAAGAAAGTTTCTGAGAAGACATATCAGGACAGGCTTCTCTTGTGGGCCAACTGGATTTCAAATACTCTCTCTAGGAGTCTGAGTAATGGTACAACCTGTACTTCAAGCCTTGCCCTTTTCATTCCCCAAGGCAAAATATTCTAGGAGAAAAAAATTCCTGGTATGAAGAAGAGAAATAGGCTTCTTTTTAACAACTGGGAAGTTTGAAAATGCTGTACAGGAAGGACGGTGAACCAATCTGACTGCTGCTTTCATCTTTTCTGAAGAAACTGTCAAGATTGCTGTAGTGGGATTGAAGGTCAGAGAAGTAACACTTATAACTAAGTTCATCATAGCTTTTattggctttgggtttgtttcttgGGGACAAGAAACTTGATGGTATATGTTTACCACCCCAGAATTAGAATAGGTTACTGGTTTATCATAAAAGGATAtaattcaggaacagccagagaGAAGAGGTGCATAGAACACGgtaggtggggaggggtgtggagcttccatgccctctctgagctttgccactttcccagcccctccctgtgttcaccaacccagaagccaTTCATCAATGTGTTTAAAGTTACAAGTCTTTGTTAGTCTATATTATACAATGAATCCCCAACATTAAAACTCGAGTGATGCCACATGATTTGACCTATGGCCTCAAAAGATTCTATCACCTGGggattatttccaattttaagtGTAATCTCAACTAAATGAATTTTACAGTAaccaaataaaatgattattttactaTGCCTTTAAAAGTTTTGCAATCACCAGAGTAAAAATGAATTCAGGGAAGAATCACCACTGGATGCAAAAAGTACTGGGTAAAAGTTTGATGAAGAACCGGCATATTTACATGGTCTCAACAGTATCTCCCCCACcgattacttattaattacaaaggaaaaaatggtCCACTTCACAGTGAAGAAAATTAGCAAATACAGCCTTCATGTGCCTTCTGCATGTGATGCACTAAGAAGGACACATTGTTTCTGTGAtattcctgtaaaaaaaaaaagtataatctgAATCTAATCACCAAGAAATATCACACAAATCTGaattgagagacattctacaCAGCAACTGGTTTATATGCTCTAAAAGTGTCAAAATCacagaagataaagaaattgcTCCAGTTAAAGGAGGCGAAAGTGATAGGACAACTGTTATGGGTGGAACTGTGTCCCCGCAAAAagagatgttgaagtcctaacccccaaggacctcagaatgtgaccttatttagaaagagGGTCTTACAGAGGTaaccaagttaaaatgaggtcactacgGAGggcctaatccaatataactagtgcccttataaaaaggggaaagtttggacagagacagacatgcacaAAGGGAGGAGGCCAGGTGAaggtgaaggcagagattggggtgataTGTATACAAGCCAAGGAaggccaaagattgccagcaaactaTCAGAAGCTAAGAGAGAGAGGCACAGAGCACATCTCactcacagcctcagaaggaagCAACTCTGCCGATGCCTTGATtgtggacttctggcctccagaactgtgagacaacaaatttctgttgtttaagccacctggtctgtggtactttgttatggtagtTCCAGCAAATTAATACAACTAAATATAATTCATGATCCTGGATTGGACCTTGGCTGGGAGAAAAACTTGTGATAAAGGACTTTATTGGACAATTGTAAATCCACTGAAAGGTCTGTAGATTAGGTAatagtattgtatcaatgttaagtTTCCTTAATTTGATAACTGCTGTTCTCCTGTTCCCTTCGTCCATTTAGGTGGGTCCTTGGGAGGGAGAGGACGTAGACACAGGAGGACGATGTTTTAACCAGAACCAAGTCCCATGGCTTTAATACCACCTCCAAGCCACCCTTCTCCATCCCTGATCTGCTCAAGCCCAGGAgtcattctttgtttttgttttttttttccaggagtcATTCTTGATGTGTCCCTCTCTCTCATGGTTGCATCCAATCCATCACAAATTTCTGTCAGTTCTACCTCAAAATACATATTGAATCTATCCACTTTCCTCCATCTCCATGGTCACCACTCCATCCAGGCCTTCACCACCTTTATAACTGGTCTGTTTCCACTCTTTTCCGTCTACAGTCCATTCTCTTCATAACAACCAGggtgatattttattgtattttttaaataaatttattttttatttattttttatttatttagttttggctgcgttgggtctttgttgctgcacacaggctgtctctagttgtggcgagcgggggctactctttgttgcagtgtgtgggcttctcattacggtggcttctcttgtgtgcagcatgggctctaggcgctcgggctcagtagttgtggctcacaggctctagagcacaggctcagtagttgtggcgcacgggctttgttgctccgaagcatgtgggatcttcctggaccagggatcaaaccgtgtcccctgcattagcaggtggattcttaaccactgtgccaccagggaagtccccagagtgatattttaaaatagaaaacatgccACAGGAGTATTTTTTCCTAAAGCCTCAAGCCTGAATCTTATAAAGCTTCTAGATCTAACCAACAGcttatagaaaatacagaaatagagGAACGTGTTAAAGATATCACAGAGAGGGAAATTGTGGGCAAGTCACACGAAAAACAACctagttttttcaataaataaatcggagaaaaaaatcaatgtctaGTGGAAACCTATACATTAAAAGAAGCTTAAGATTCTTACCAACCAACTGCAATATGTAGACCTTGTTTGGACCCTGATTTGAACGAACCAACTGCAGACAATTTTTtacaaagcaatcagagaaatcTGAATACTGATTGGATCTGTTGAGgaaggagatagatgggcccctgcGCCGGACAGCTGGGGTTTGTCAAGTGGAGTAAAACTGAATCTTTGTTCTCACCCAGGCACTCCAAGAAGAAAGctagtggcagaagctgagctctgcttaagtaaagaaataagatgaccactcctgaggtcaaggaaaaCTTCCCTGTCTGCACATGCGCAGGAAGGCTCCTTGGGATTCAAAAAGGGAAggggtggcgcagcggttgagagtccgcctgccgatgcgggggacgcgggtgcgtgccccggtccgggaggatcccacatgccgcggagcggctgcgcccgtgagccacggccgctgagcctgcgcgtccggagcctgtgctccgcaacgggagaggccataacagtgagaggcccacgcaaaaaaaaaattgatgcgTCAGTTTTACaaacaagtttttttaaaactattaacaCTATTAAAAGTGTATAGTTTTAAAACGGGATTAGTATGTTGTTTAAAGTTACAAAGGTAAATGAGAGATAAAGGAGATGGGTAGCGTGCCACATCTTCGTTACCATGGCATGAGGTCAAAAGGTAACAAAAATGAGCAAATCAAGAAATAGCTTGGAAGAATTTTACTTCGATGTTCTTTAGGaaacaaaactagaaacaatttaTTATGGTTAAAGTGGCTGCCTCTGAGGATGGGGAACTTCTGCTTTTCATTACAAATCCTCTTATACTAGCTTTTTTCAACGTGTGCTTTTACTACTTTGATGACGATAATTGTGAAAACAAAAAAGTCTCCTTTCAAAGACCTCTAAGCACACTGCAACTCAAGTCCAATTCCACACTCAGCTCCCCGCGGCCCACGCCTCTGGCAGCAAAGATGCCGTTATCTTAACAAACGATAGTTGGAGCCTCTACCCGGTGCGA
This sequence is a window from Pseudorca crassidens isolate mPseCra1 chromosome 19, mPseCra1.hap1, whole genome shotgun sequence. Protein-coding genes within it:
- the TEN1 gene encoding CST complex subunit TEN1, yielding MMLPKPGIYYFPWEVSAGQVPDGDTLRTFGRLYSYDMTKSRVTLMAQHRSDQHPILVCTKLVEPFQAQVGSLYMVLGELEHQKDGDCVVKARVLTCVEGMNLPLLEQAIREQRLYQRERDSSQ